Proteins encoded together in one Fibrobacter sp. window:
- a CDS encoding thrombospondin type 3 repeat-containing protein, which translates to MKKSLIILTSLASAAFAQVGIGRSASGVHVPSAATMEQGTLFISGSFEMVTDSKSMSMEGYYINGDGDKIEIDENTSSNDESVFFSFSVLDNLELNIRLPFHYDSKVQGSTSNSFGFGDLQLGAKGSIPINDSWIFGASTELYIPTGTPVAGFRPRHRWFRHSSGDAYAYTAKNFGIAGYAHATINFGTSELSSYVGILKVISNTESDILWGVGLTILPEKILSVILEISGETPMHSSYIAQNVLSSPFRFTPALRMHLPKDFTITISGDVGLNYFRGQNPDDGLSINLLSSKNTVKYNALGSPNLGIGVTLSKSINMSWVDSDGDGVINREDMCPNTNHGMTVNSRGCPVDEDEDGVLNIVDLCPGTLLGLEVDFNGCPIDADKDGVFDYQDKCLGTPEGFAVDAKGCTLDTDGDGIDDNNDKCPGTPEGEPVDETGCPLDEDHDGIVNNMDKCPGTPEGISINTEGCPLDYDKDGVPDDLDKCPNSVEGEPVNSDGCPLDTDNDGVPDIKDKCPETIPGVMVDENGCRVDKDNDGIFDDEDKCPNTPAGAPIDSLGCPIDSDGDGIADWIDQCPGSFKKVVVDNKGCPMNDRLNFNAIARRIKFKKDTTFLNSSYTALNDIVANMRQYPIALEIQCAAPQKSLADDRAKAIYDYLEYKGISEERLKYEGFEKKLPKAISNRNDESNGVRLTPFTLQE; encoded by the coding sequence ATGAAGAAGTCTCTTATCATACTCACAAGCCTTGCATCCGCAGCCTTTGCCCAGGTCGGCATCGGTCGTTCGGCATCGGGTGTCCATGTACCATCTGCAGCAACAATGGAGCAGGGCACCTTGTTTATTTCAGGTAGCTTCGAAATGGTTACCGACAGCAAGTCCATGAGTATGGAAGGCTACTACATCAATGGTGATGGCGACAAGATTGAAATCGACGAAAATACATCTTCCAACGATGAATCCGTCTTCTTCAGTTTCAGCGTGTTGGACAACCTCGAACTGAATATCCGCCTCCCCTTCCATTACGACAGCAAGGTCCAAGGATCTACATCAAATAGTTTCGGGTTTGGCGATCTGCAGCTAGGCGCCAAGGGTTCCATTCCCATCAACGACTCCTGGATTTTCGGAGCCAGCACCGAGTTGTACATTCCTACAGGCACACCTGTGGCAGGTTTCCGCCCCAGACATCGTTGGTTCCGCCATTCCAGTGGAGACGCCTACGCCTACACGGCTAAAAATTTCGGCATCGCAGGCTACGCTCACGCCACCATCAACTTCGGCACCTCGGAACTTAGCTCCTACGTAGGTATCTTGAAAGTCATCAGCAATACCGAAAGCGATATTTTGTGGGGTGTGGGTCTCACCATCCTTCCCGAAAAGATTTTGTCCGTCATCCTTGAAATTTCCGGTGAAACTCCGATGCACAGTAGCTACATCGCCCAGAATGTCCTGTCCAGCCCCTTCAGGTTTACTCCGGCGCTACGCATGCACTTGCCCAAGGACTTCACCATCACCATTTCTGGCGATGTGGGCCTCAACTATTTCAGAGGTCAAAATCCCGACGACGGACTTTCCATCAACTTGTTGTCCAGCAAAAACACAGTCAAGTATAACGCCCTTGGTTCCCCGAACCTTGGAATCGGCGTAACCTTAAGCAAGAGCATCAATATGAGTTGGGTGGATTCCGACGGCGACGGAGTCATCAACAGAGAAGACATGTGCCCCAACACCAACCACGGTATGACCGTAAACTCCCGTGGCTGCCCTGTGGACGAAGATGAAGACGGCGTGTTGAACATCGTGGACCTTTGCCCGGGAACCCTCCTCGGACTTGAAGTGGATTTCAACGGATGCCCTATCGACGCGGATAAGGACGGCGTTTTCGACTACCAGGATAAGTGCCTTGGAACACCGGAAGGCTTTGCCGTTGATGCCAAGGGTTGTACTTTGGACACCGACGGAGACGGCATTGACGACAACAACGACAAGTGCCCTGGTACTCCCGAAGGCGAGCCTGTAGATGAAACCGGCTGCCCTCTAGATGAAGACCACGACGGTATCGTAAATAACATGGATAAGTGCCCTGGCACCCCCGAAGGCATATCCATCAACACCGAAGGCTGCCCCCTGGATTATGACAAGGACGGCGTTCCCGACGATCTGGACAAGTGCCCCAACAGCGTGGAAGGCGAACCTGTGAATAGCGACGGTTGTCCTCTGGATACGGACAACGACGGCGTTCCCGACATTAAGGACAAGTGTCCGGAAACCATTCCCGGAGTCATGGTAGACGAAAACGGTTGCCGCGTAGACAAAGACAACGACGGCATTTTCGATGACGAAGACAAATGTCCTAACACTCCAGCAGGCGCACCTATCGACAGCCTCGGCTGCCCCATCGATTCTGACGGCGACGGCATTGCAGACTGGATTGACCAATGCCCAGGCTCCTTCAAGAAGGTCGTCGTAGACAACAAGGGCTGTCCTATGAACGACCGCTTGAATTTCAACGCCATCGCAAGGCGCATCAAGTTCAAGAAGGACACCACCTTCCTGAATTCCAGCTACACCGCATTGAATGACATCGTGGCAAACATGCGCCAGTACCCTATCGCTCTGGAAATCCAGTGCGCCGCACCGCAAAAGTCTCTTGCCGATGACCGCGCCAAGGCAATTTACGACTACCTGGAATACAAGGGCATCAGCGAAGAACGCTTGAAGTACGAAGGCTTCGAAAAGAAACTTCCCAAGGCCATTTCCAACAGAAACGACGAATCCAACGGTGTTCGATTGACTCCGTTCACCTTGCAGGAATAA